A stretch of the Capsicum annuum cultivar UCD-10X-F1 chromosome 10, UCD10Xv1.1, whole genome shotgun sequence genome encodes the following:
- the LOC124887742 gene encoding uncharacterized protein LOC124887742, with amino-acid sequence MERPPKKNHEVQANLIILQEDKKQVVAKEDELGKSKHTKAKASMQKSKIPPLPFSQNLKKAKEDACFKKLFDTSIKLNINFPLLNVLQGMPKYAKYLKDLVTNKAKLGDIMMVALTEECSSMVISKILKKFKDFGSLSLFIQIVESDMVHALSDLGACNNLITFLEFDTLGLGKSRPFSVVLQMADKTRMIPKEITEDVFIKVCNFIIPTNFIFLDHDANDKVQIILGRPFLAKGGTPIDAREGTLKMRLNDEKMVFRVYKALNAPSHYKYFCMIKPIEEDEYVVKECKLLITCLDSFMEFPKSTIKIEICKLKEKPEKESVK; translated from the coding sequence ATGGAGAGACCTCCAAAGAAAAATCATGAGGTGCAAGCAAATTTGATCATACTTCAAGAAGATAAGAAGCAAGTGGTAGCCAAAGAGGATGAATTGGGAAAGTCTAAGCATACAAAAGCAAAGGCATCTATGCAAAAATCCAAAATACCACCACTTCCATTctctcaaaatcttaagaaagcCAAAGAGGATGCTTGTTTTAAGAAGTTATTTGACACGTCCATAAAACTTAACATTAACTTTCCTTTGCTTAatgttttgcagggaatgcctaagtatgctaagtacttgaaagaTTTGGTGACAAATAAGGCTAAGCTTGGTGATATTATGATGGtagcacttactgaggagtgtaGTTCTATGGTAATAAGCAAAATCCTTAAAAAGTTCAAGGACTTTGGGAGTTTAAGCCTCTTTATACAAATTGTTGAAAGTGATATGGTTCATGCtttgagtgatttaggggcaTGCAATAACCTAATTAcctttttagagtttgatactcTTGGTTTGGGAAAATCAAGGCCCTTTTCAGTTGTGCTCCAAATGGCGGACAAAACTAGAATGATCCCTAAAGAAATCACAGAGGATGTTTTCATCAAGGTTTGTAATTTCATTATTCCTactaactttatttttcttgatcatGATGCAAATGACAAGGTACAAATTATATTGGGACGCCCATTCTTAGCTAAGGGAGGAACACCGATAGATGCTAGAGAGGGCACTCTTAAAATGAGATTGAATGATGAAAAGATGGTCTTCAGAGTGTACAAAGCACTCAATGCACCCTCTCACTACAAGTATTTTTGCATGATCAAACCTATAGAAGAGGATGAGTATGTGGTGAAGGAGTGTAAGCTTCTAATTACCTGTTTAGACTCTTTTATGGAGTTTCCTAAGTCAACAATTAAAATAGAAATTTGCAAACTTAAAGAAAAGCCTGAAAAAGAAAGTGTAAAATGA
- the LOC124887743 gene encoding uncharacterized protein LOC124887743: protein MVIYEPVDNLHHCSAISIRFLVQKKMDPREFTIPYTIGSLDFVKALCHIGASINLVPLAVYKKLGLGDPMSTNMRLLMIDRSVKRPVGVLYDVLVKEASFIFTANFVILDCKVDFKVPIILGRPSLKTRSVLIDLQANKLQFKLNDEVV, encoded by the coding sequence ATGGTGATCTATGAACCAGTggacaatcttcatcattgtagtgccatTTCTATAAGATTCTTAGTGCAAAAGAAAATGGATCCTAGAGAATTTACCATACCGTATACTATTGGATCACTGgattttgtgaaggccttgtGTCATATTGGGGCAAGTATTAATCTGGTGCCACTAGCAGTTTATAAGAAGTTAGGTTTGGGAGATCCCATGTCCACTAACATGAGACTTTTAATGATAGATAGATCAGTGAAGCGACCAGTTGGGGTGTTATATGATGTGCTTGTGAAGGAGGCTAGTTTTATTTTCACTGCAAATTTTGTGATCCTAGATTGCAAGGTGGATTttaaggtgcccataatcttaggtaGACCTTCTCTCAAAACTAGGAGTGTATTGATTGACTTGCAGGCAAATAAGCTGCAGTTTAAGCTCAATGATGAGGTAGTATAA